The following DNA comes from bacterium.
CGAATGTCTTCAGCGCTCAGCGTCCGCAGGTCCTTCAGCATGTCGTAGAGGCGCTCGGTTCCGAACTGCACGCCCTCGGTATCCTGGATGTCGCTGACACCGTCTGTATACATCAGGAGGATGTCTCCCGCGGCCAGCTTCTCCTTGCCGGACTCGTACTCCAGATCCTCGCCAATTCCAAGGAACAGACCACCCTTATCGAGGAACCGGAACTCGCCGCTCTTCGACAGGATCACCGGATGCGTATGGCCAGCATTGACATATTCGATCTCGCCGGACTTCTGGTCCAGCGAGACCAGCGCCATCGTTACGTACATGTCGTTTGTCACATCGCGACAAACCATGCGGTTGATCGTCTCAACCGTCTGTGCCAGCGCGGAGGAGCCGTGCTGCGCTTCGCTCTGCAGGTAACTGCGCGTCGTGGCCGTCAGGATCGCCGCTGGAACGCCTTTGCCGGAAACGTCCGCGATGGCCAAGCCGGCTTGGCCATCGGGCAGGGTCAGGAAATCGTAGTAATCGCCACCGACCTGCTTTGCCGGCAGGGACATCGCGGAGATGTCGTAGCCCGGCAGGTTGGGATAGACCTTGGGCAGCAGGTTCATCTGGATTGTGCGGGCAATCTCCATCTCGCGCGCCAGCTTGTGCTGCTCGACCAGTTGACTGTGCAGGCGAGCGTTCATGATCGCCATAGCCGCCTGGTTCGTAATTCCGGTTAGTAGCTCCAACTCCTCCTGAGTGAACGGAACCAGTCGCGTGCGCGTGTCGATGTAGACCACGCCCAGCGTGTCGCCCTTGTAGATAATCGGGGCCACCATTGCAGTGCGAATGCGATTGGCGATGATGGACTCGCTGGCGGCGAATCGGTCATCCGTAATTGCGTCCGAGACGAGCAGTGAAATGCCTTCGCTCATGCAGCGGTCGACGATGGAGCTGGAGATCTTGATCTCGCGTTCTTCTTCGCCGCCCGGCGCCTTGATGACTTCCGGCGTCAGGTCGCCGGTTTCCTTGTCATGCAGTAGCAGGTAGCCGCGATCCGGATGGAGGACCTCGATGATGATGTCCATGATCCGCTCGAGCAACTCATCGAGCGTGAAGACGGACCGGATTGCCTCGGTCACCTGGTAGATAATCTCGAGGCGCTTGTGGCTTTCCTTCAGCAGTTTGCCTTCGCGCGTGTCGACGGAGACGGATGTGGTGGGGGAGATGCCCGCGCGGAGCTCGCCGCGGGTCGAACCCCACTGCCGCTCCTCGACCAGGCGATACGACGTGGCCGAGTCCCGTTTCCGGCGGGAGGGCTCGATCGGGACCGTGCCACCGTCGGTGGCCGTGTCGTCCTCGAAGGTCAGCCCCGTGTCGCCCACCTGCACGGTGTCGCCGTTGTGCAACTGGGTGCTCTCCTCGACCTGCACTCCGTTCAGGAGCGTGCCGTTCTTGCTGCCCATGTCCCGGACGTAGAACTTGTCGTCATGGAAGTAGATCTCGGCATGGGTGCGGCTCATGCGTCGGTCAACGATCTGAATGTCGTTGTTGACGCTCCGCCCCAATGTGAGACGCTGACCCGTTATCTGATGAACGGTGTCTTTGTCCGGGCCGTTTTGGATTGTCAGGCGTGGCATGAAATGTTCTACCCC
Coding sequences within:
- a CDS encoding SpoIIE family protein phosphatase, which translates into the protein MPRLTIQNGPDKDTVHQITGQRLTLGRSVNNDIQIVDRRMSRTHAEIYFHDDKFYVRDMGSKNGTLLNGVQVEESTQLHNGDTVQVGDTGLTFEDDTATDGGTVPIEPSRRKRDSATSYRLVEERQWGSTRGELRAGISPTTSVSVDTREGKLLKESHKRLEIIYQVTEAIRSVFTLDELLERIMDIIIEVLHPDRGYLLLHDKETGDLTPEVIKAPGGEEEREIKISSSIVDRCMSEGISLLVSDAITDDRFAASESIIANRIRTAMVAPIIYKGDTLGVVYIDTRTRLVPFTQEELELLTGITNQAAMAIMNARLHSQLVEQHKLAREMEIARTIQMNLLPKVYPNLPGYDISAMSLPAKQVGGDYYDFLTLPDGQAGLAIADVSGKGVPAAILTATTRSYLQSEAQHGSSALAQTVETINRMVCRDVTNDMYVTMALVSLDQKSGEIEYVNAGHTHPVILSKSGEFRFLDKGGLFLGIGEDLEYESGKEKLAAGDILLMYTDGVSDIQDTEGVQFGTERLYDMLKDLRTLSAEDIRNRVYQACVQHRGDADQFDDFTLILLKRIDTDSSFDELDLD